aaaatgatgcaaaacagctaaaaacacccaaaaatgtcaacaacaacaaaacactggATGATTCTGAAGTggttttgtatgttttgtttttggttttggtcTCTTTCTGTTGAACCACAATTCTGTGATCACTGTGGGTTTGTTTCATAAACAGAGGCAGAGCAACAATTTTGACCATAAATGTAAGTCAAGGAtggtaaaatgaatgaatggttaACACATTCTGATTTCAAATCGATTTTCTTCTGAGTTCAAATCAGGGCTCGGCCCTTCCTGTGTCGAATTTGCATCTTCTTCTCAAGCTTGTTTGGGTTTTCTCTGTGTCATGCACATTTCTCCTACATTTCAAAACATGTTAGGTTCATCGAAGACTGTCGTGTAAACGTCATCCAGAATTCCCAAAAACTCAGTCACTGCTGTCGACTTAGCTTGCTATAATTAGTAACTTTTCCTACCCTTCCAGCCACTACTTTACAACAAAGCAACTACTGATTTTAGTTTCCGACTAAGAAATAGACACTGTGAGCGCAACCATTTTATAATGTTTTTCAAGTTACAATAACGTATCCCAGTGGAAAGCAATCACGGAGAAAATTGCGCTGAACATCGCCAAAGAAATGGTGTCAATTTATACATCGCCAACTGGTGATAGCATGTTGAAAACTTGAGACTCAATGCAAATGTGTTGTTGAGTTCAACCTGCCTCACCTGTACATCTGTAAATGAGAAAAGACCGGCAGCGGACACATGCACCAACGTGCCGTGCAGTTTGACAGCTCTTTGCTTCTGGGATTTATGTGGaagaattgtttattttaaggCCATAGGGTTGAACtaatatgaaaacattttgggAATGCATTTAAGCATTCCAGCTGTGAAGCCGGATATGACGCATTGTGAAAAGTTTAAAGCAAACTTTCTCCAACTCTTGTGTCAAGGTGTAATTATTTGaaagtatatatttattttgggaCATCTTGAGGAAGGAGGTGGTGGCAGCAGGTGGTACAGGTGGTGGTTGAAGTAAACGAGACGCAGCAGGATTCCACCTGTGCGTGTTTTGCATAGGAAAGACTCCATGACTCACCTCTCTGCAAGTTTGAGTAGAATGGCAGCACTTAGATGTTCAACACATATAGGAATGTCGTGACTGCGACACAAAAATGAcactccccccacccccagctGATTCATGTTGCGCATACAAACTCAACTGGGAGCCCCCCCTCGCATCCGATTCCTCCTCCACTGCAACTGGAGCTCTGCTTCATCCATTTAGCCACGCAAGTACTTGACTCTGCCAACTTAGATCAGTGGCTGTGTGCTGGAGAACGAAACTGCAGCCTTGTGAACAGTCCCAGGCTCCCCATGCTGACATGAGGACTCCATCATAGACCATTAAAGCTGGAGCTAGAAATGGAGGTGGGTGAGATAGGAAATAAAAGATGAAGCAAATGTGACAGAACAGGAGAGAAGGAAATGAAGAAATGGACCACTGCCTCACAGCCCCTTTGTCAGCCATGACAGATAGAACATCTTTTGTAACTCGAGTCACCTtgcgaaaaaaaatataatcctGAATTTGTGTCACAACGAAATGGCAGTGGCGTAAGGAGTTGCAATAACTTAGCATCCCGCAATCAGATAGCTGCATGACGATATTGGTGCCAGCATCTGCTGTGGCTTGTAAAATAAATTTCACTTTTCAGACAGCACCAATTGTTTTCAACacaatattacattttcaggtgATTAAGTTGACATCCCGGTCTTGGCCAGTGCCATTTAGCAGaccagttttgttgtttttattagtgttgTAGTTATAGTAAGAACTGCTGTATCAACACAGGCTGTGATATTGTACCAGAATATCACTCAGTAGTTAAACTGCATATGTTTACTTTAATTTGTCTTTGTCCTTCTTTCAGCCAGATAATTGCAGCATAACAACAAAATCAACTAAAATCCAATTGCAATTGAAGCACAAGTTCTCATGAACATCGAACGTCACTAACATTTGATTGGTGAACAATGCCTGAGCAAAAAGTCTCGCAGtaccccattaaaaaaaataaaataaaaaaataaaattaaaaaaaaaagtgcattcaaAAAATAGATACAAATAAAAGTAGCGAACAGAATTCAACTGTTTCctgtcaagtaaaagtaaaacgtATGTTCTATCAAAATTACTCTGCCAAATACCCAAAAGTTACTTACGGACTTAACAAGTAAATGTAAAGGAATAAATTTAGTGTGCTACGACCTACCTCTGGCATAGAGACTGTCAGTCCAGACATTGTTAATTTGCCGGTAGCTTGCGTTGATAAACAGTCAAGTTTGTTCAGAAGATCCTGGAAAGCACTAGGTCTCAAATATTTCTGTGCCATAAGATCCAAATGTTCTCAATAGACTTCAGCCTCCTGGGGAAAGTTCAAAGTGACACTTGGGATCTACTGCAAGGAAAAATGCAGAAATGTTTATGAACAaagggtgtaaaaaaaataaaaaataaaataaaaaaagtaaacatttctTACCTTGTGTCCCTGTGTCCTTTCCAGATGTGTTTTGTGAATCTGGACCACCAGAAAACAGATTGTCGAGATGAGAAAAGCATTAAGGTAAGCAAAAACATGTGCtgtatcccccccccacccccgcccccttttttttttttttttatctacattTAACCCCATACGTTATATCCACATAACACTGGCATGGTTCATTATCATGGTCAATCTTTTTGTATAATGGGTAGATAGCTGCTCCTGGTGGGCGTAGCAAGCAATTGGTGTTCATGTCCTATCATCTTGGGCATTACTATTTAAAAACCAATGCACTGTTGAATGCTCTTCTGCACAGAAACTGGCACTGGTGTCTCCAGATCTGCCAAAGCTTGTTGAATTACTAATTGCTCACCAGCCTAAAGAAAACGAGATCCTCTTCCTCAATGGCCTTGAGGGATCCGACACTTGCCAAACACGCCCAACAATCCCTTCTCAGGTGACTTTCAAGTGTTTGAGAACAAAACTGAATCTTGAAACATTCATGCAGTGATGTTTTTCTACATTAGTACATCTACCACTGCGATATTACCATATCTTGTATTTCTTTTATTCCGGTCCTCAACAGGAGCAGAGAAGTACGGGTGTGTGCCTGCTTCAGCGTTCAGCGCAGAGGCGCTTCATCCAACCAAGCAACATTATCTTTGAGATCAACAGATTCCTTGCAGGTTTCCAGTGGGGAAAAGAAAGACAGCTTCATCAAGGGCAAATAAGACAACGTGTTGATGATGACACCAATCGCTCAGTTTCATCCATCGAGGAAGACTTCACAACGGCTTCAGAGCACATGGGAGATGATAGTGAGGATGACGGTTTTAGAAATGGTAAGTTTTGGCCGAATTTGGTTTTACAAACATGCactttgttgtcattgtttttagACCATTCGTTCACAGTGCAGATGCATCGCATACATATCCAATTTATATCCACATTCGAAAGAGGCCCAGGTcggatttggggaaaaaaaaatctgaattataCTGTTCACACTGCTTGAAAAATAATCAGATACGTGTTTCACATGGATTGTGCAGTAAGAACATGGCCTTACGATACGGTAGAAATATTTAGATTTActgcgggatttttttttgtatcattggAAATATTCCAACatccagaggtgggcattccatcagtACCGATGGACTGTCTGTCAGTCCATCCATTTAGGTTATTttggacccaactgtttttagagtgtttaTTGTTGAAGTCATACCTCACTTACGTAATCTTGGACATACAGTAGCTACTGGTATTTGCCttttctatctctctctctctctttctttctacaGAGGCAGAAGTTGGTGAACAGGCAGAGAGCTTGGTAGAGgtggcacagaaacacaatgCTAGTATCACAGGTCAGAGGGGACAGCTGGCTCATCATCAGAGCAGGGAGGATGCAGAGGTGAAAAGGGAAGCAAATCAGCGGGTCAGCCGGCACACAAAGGAATCAGCTGGTCACTACGCCAACAATCTGGCAGAGTCAGTACTGCAAGATGCCTTCATACGCCTTTCTCAAGACGAAACCTCCTTTATCCCTGAGGCTGCAGTCAGTGTGTCACACTCACAATATCGCTCCAACATTGCACTCGCACAACGAAAACAGCCTTCTCAACAACACACCTGCTCCTTTGAACTCCCCAAAATTGTCATTGTTCAAAGTCCAGACAGTGCAGATGGAACTGCAGAGTGGCCAGAGACTCAGGTGTCAAATGTGTCCGACCAAGATATTACCACCGAAGACATTGAGTTGCCAGAAAAGAAAGCTCACATTCCTCCCTATAATGGAGGACTTCCTTCTAAGCCTGTAGAGGTGGCTTTGGCCTGTGCTGCCAATGTTATTGGCACCATAACTTCCCCGCAGCTAGCAGAACATCTCACTAAGGACTCAGCTTCAGAAGAAAACACAGAAGAGGAGTTCGAGAAACCAGAGGAGAAAGGTGACTATTCCTTCTCCTCAGCCATGTGTAGTATGGCTCAGGTTGCTAGTGCTGTTGCGGCGTTGGAGCTTAAAGAGATGTCAGGGGAGGGTGGCAAAAGTGATACAGATTTAAGTGCAGGTTACACAACATCGCAGGGCTTAATATCAGCTGCCCAAACATCTGCTGCATTCACGCTACATGGTAGTGTAGCAGAAGGCACCAGTGTTGAAGCGTTCCGTGCAAACATTGCTGAAGTCCTTCACAGGGAAGCAGCAGAGGTGCTGACTTATCCACATGGCTACCGTAGTTTAGCTGACCTCTTGGAGTCCACTCATAACAAGATAGTTGATGGCATTACTTGCCCGAAAAAATCCTATACTGAAGAAAGAGAGGTGGGTGAATTAATCGATGAGGTGGCTGACAGTCTTTTTAAGCATGCTTTAGAAAaagccaaaaagaaaaaagaacaggAGGGGACTGAGAAAGATGCGCTAAGCCTCCAAGTTCTTCTGCAGGACAGTGTTAATAATTTGCTATTTGAGATTCTTTGCCAGGCGCAGAAAAAGATTAGTCACATTTCAAAAAGTGATAAAGGGACACTTGAGACACAGGACCTGGATATCTATTGCAAGGAGCAGGTTCCCACAAAGGAAAGCAATGATCCATTAAGTCAATTACAGGGTTTAGCAAGTTATAGGCAATCCACTAACACTATCAAACATAGTGCAATGCGTCAAAACACAGATAGGCTTACCATGGTTCGTGAAATTCGCACAAATGTGCTTGAAGAAAGTGATGTCAATGCATGTCTCTATACAGCGTACAGCAAAGAGCAACCACAGCAATCATGCTGTGCACAAGGTCAGTCAAAGTCTGCCGGACATACAAAAGACTGGTCTAGTCACCAGGACACAACTGCTGTCAGAGTCCCCTTGAGTGAAATTCCAGTTCACGGCACAGAAAGGCGGGGCCGATTTGTGACAGGAAATGACAGCAGACAGTCTTCGCTCACGCCACAGTCTTCAACCAACTCTTGCAGTTCACTGTTCTCCTGGAGAATGGACTCAGAGAGTCGGACGCCCATTACTTGCTATGCTGATGATTTGGCGACTACAGTGGTGTCTATGGCCACGGAACTAGCtgccatatgtcttgaaaattCCACCGGGAAGCAGCCCTGGTTCTGTGCACTCAAAGGGACAACTACAGAAGGCCCAGAGGCTTTCTTGATCCCTTCTTGCCGAACGGTACTGAGAAGGAAAGAAGGTCAGAACAACAATGTCTCCTCGAAGAAACATCGTGCACCACGTCTCAGTGAGATCAAAAAGAAAACAGAGGAGCAACCAGAGTTGATGGAGCGTCTGGTGAACCGTGTGGTAGATGAGTCAGTCAACCCTGATGAACCGCAGGACCCATTTGCCCTTTTTGCCTCAGAAGTCACTGCCAGGATCATGAACTGCCCTGAGCTTAATGTAGTGGACACTTCCAAAACAGGCCAGCCACGTAGCAGATTGCAGTGTGAGCGGTGGAGCCGCGGGAAGACCTCTAGTTATGAAAGCATTCCGGAGGAAGATGCAGACCCCTCGGGTACACCGAATACCCTGGGCCCCGGGAGTCGTTTAGGCCATAACCTGAGTCGTGGTAGCTCTATTTCCAAACAATCAAGTTGTGAGAGTATCACAGATGAATTTTCGCGGTTCATGGTAAACCAGATGGAGACTGAGGGCAGAGGCTTTGACCTTCTTCTGGACTACTATGCAGGGAAAAATGCCAGCAGCATTCTGGCTGCAGCTGTGCAACAAGCTGCATCCAAGAAAAATGGTCACCTCAATGTCAGGACTGCGTCCTGCCTGTCCAAGCAGTCTAGCACTGAGAGCATCACAGAGGAGTTCTACAGGTTTATGCTCCGAGACATGGACAAGGAAAACAAAGAGCTTGGCATTGCAAAGACGAAAAATTGGAGCAACAGCTTGTTCCCCCCATCTTCTCGGACTCCCTTTTGCATACGACAGTCATCAGTCCCAGACAGACGCTCCTCAGATTCAAGACTGACCGTCAGCTCACCCATTAAAGCCAATTCCTTTGACGGGTTTGCCCGAAATGTGCATGGGGAGACACTGAATATCTATCCAACCAACTCAGTGGCAGCAACAGGACTGTGTAAGTCGGACTCATGTCTCTATCAAAGAGGCAAGACTGACCAGATCACTGATATGCTGATCCACGATACCTGGTCCAGTTCTATTGAGTCTTTAATGCGGAAGAACAAGATCATTGTTGATCCAGAGGACAGTATTGACTTGGAGGCTGCAGGAGACTCCCAGCCTCACGTACAGCAGTTTGCCAAACGCTTGGCAGCTGACATTGTAGATATTGGCAAATCAGCTGCTGGAGAACAGCAAGAAGTTACTGGGGGCACAAGTGGGCCACACTCAGAAATGCACACGCCTGTTGGTGAAAGAAGGAGGGGATTCAAACAATCCCACTTAAACTGTAGTCGGGGTAGGTCAAGTCAAGAGCAAATTGGGTTTATATCAGGGTCAGGTGACAGCGGTACACCCCGCTTAAGAGCCCCCAGAGATGTGCCAGTGATCCACATTGAAGGGGATACCCATGAAAGGAGAACTGGACCTCCAGAGCAACCACCGGAGATGCAAGGTACCAAGCGTACTGAGAGGATTACAGCCAACAACAGGTACTAAGATGAAATctttagtgtttaaaaaaaaaatgaataagaataagaataagaacatGAATGTATGGTATTGAGAGActggttagtttttttgttgttttttgttgttgttttttttatatttgatcCAATGGCAAGCTCAGTGAGGAGATAATGTAAAGTAAAATGCAGCAGTCTTTACTGCTTGATGAACATTTGGATGAGGTTTTGTAGAATTTTGTAATAAGTTGGGCTGTGCCCGAATCGTGGTGTTCCAAAAGTGGACATAGAAAAGCTAACATCAAATCATAATTTTCGGACTTGGGTCAAGCCAAATCATATATGTAATATCGTTGCATATGTTGTCACTTGAATGGGGAGCTCAAAATGTATGACGTAGGTACGCGGTGAGTGCGCATGCGGCACATGCAGCGTGTGGAGGCAGGCGGCCTCCTTTTGAGCGATACACCCAGAAGTATATGTACATCTATGGAAATAGTTTGGCAGCTAATTAGCATTAAATGAAGTGTTAAGCATAGTCAATGAAGCCCATCTTGGCAGGGTATCAACGCCGCTGTCATTAGTTTGCTGCCGGCCTCTTTCTCCATCATGCAACAACGTTAGCCAACGTCAGCCCATAAGAGACcgtcttgctagctagctagcttggctATACGATGCAGTTTTTCCACGGCAAGGAACTGTTATTATTTCCAACACAAATAGGTGCAATAACCGACCCAGATTCTACCTTTGGCTACTATATGGTACGGGATCCTTGTTAAAGTAATCAATTTTAAACTAAAAGGAACAATTTTAACAAAGTGTGATTTGTAATTTGCATTGACCGGATTCCATTCCGATGTCATTTGTAACTGTCAACCCGAATAGCGAATCAGAATTTTGGGTGTGTGTCGAGCTCAAGTAATAAGAAAGTAACTCCTTTCATCGTTTGAGAGACAAGGACAGCTAcagttagaaaaataaatagataaatccaGTGTTTCGAAATGGCTCCCCGAAGAGCTAATGGGGCATACAGATGTTTTAACAGCATTTTAATGTTTTGCGCTTAATGAAGGTTGTCATTGTACTTTGTGTATCTCAGTCTCAAATGAACCTGAAAAGAGGTGCTAATGAATGTATtagagacaaagaaaaaaaatacaatactatACTGTGCAAAAGTGTCAGGCCAACAAAAGTTTTGTTCTTAAGTGACCTTTTTTCATAGTGCACATTTTGATACTTTGCTGCCCCCACTGGTGTACAGTACACATATGAGCCTGACAATGGCAGTAATGTGACAGGTTTGGCTGATTGATGATTGTAAAAATAAGTTGATagttagcatactaagctaTAGCTAGGGCTAAACTCCACGAAAGAAAATTGAGTTTGACCCCATGGCTGAAAATAACCGCAACAGCAATTCGTAATTCCGTCTTGGAAAACTTTAAGGTAAATAGGAAAAATGTGgacggtgaatgagtggttagcacgtccgcctcccagttctgaggactcgggttcgagtccaggctccggccttcctgggtggcgtttgcatgttctccccgtgcctgcatgggttttctccgggaactcttccaaagacatgcttggcaggttaattgggcgttccgaattgtccctaggtgtgcttgtgcgcgtggatggtcgttcgtctctgtgtgccctgcgattggctggcaaccagtccagggtgtaccccgcctactgaccaaagccagctgagataggctccagcacccccgcgacccttgtaaggaataagcggccaagaaaatggatggatggagacaaATGTAGAATACAATGACCAatttccacaaaatattgttgAGCAGTAGTGCATGGGCCAAGCCCATGAATTGTATCTGAATTGTAAGGAGGATGCAGGAATTTGGTTTCACGGTCATGTTGGATGGACCAGGAAGTAACAAACAttattagtgtttgttttttttactattatcaGCTCAGTCTGGCAAACTTTACCTCTGAATCGCCAGTTTGGCCATTTCTAACACATCTAACAGTGGTATTTGCACTGTGTGGGTCATTGACATATGTTTGTCCGATGATGCCCATTTTGTGATTTTCATGTAGTGCGAAAAAGAAATAAGCAATTTAGGACTTTTATTGTAAAACGCATTTCAAGACAGGAGTTTGTGTTATCCATAAGATAGTCAAGAACCCATGGGAGCAGCTATCAGCTTTAAAAGTCAGCCTTTTAGCAACTGGCATTTAGTAATCGTATTTGAACATCATATGATATGACCTGATTTTTTGCCCCGAACAAAGATATATTTGCATTATAATTTGACGTGTGGCTATCTAGCTCGTTTTATTTAGATGGCTTATTTACTGTTAGCCTTAAATTTTGATTTAAG
This genomic stretch from Festucalex cinctus isolate MCC-2025b chromosome 13, RoL_Fcin_1.0, whole genome shotgun sequence harbors:
- the sphkap gene encoding A-kinase anchor protein SPHKAP isoform X2, encoding MLSSLFSALRTFTELNFQSSAVFEDSESAEVDGGSTESTVASTISACKKVLCSNSVLDSSDYWLRNDKALCRLGLLDDNTEGSCAMMCFVNLDHQKTDCRDEKSIKKLALVSPDLPKLVELLIAHQPKENEILFLNGLEGSDTCQTRPTIPSQEQRSTGVCLLQRSAQRRFIQPSNIIFEINRFLAGFQWGKERQLHQGQIRQRVDDDTNRSVSSIEEDFTTASEHMGDDSEDDGFRNEAEVGEQAESLVEVAQKHNASITGQRGQLAHHQSREDAEVKREANQRVSRHTKESAGHYANNLAESVLQDAFIRLSQDETSFIPEAAVSVSHSQYRSNIALAQRKQPSQQHTCSFELPKIVIVQSPDSADGTAEWPETQVSNVSDQDITTEDIELPEKKAHIPPYNGGLPSKPVEVALACAANVIGTITSPQLAEHLTKDSASEENTEEEFEKPEEKGDYSFSSAMCSMAQVASAVAALELKEMSGEGGKSDTDLSAGYTTSQGLISAAQTSAAFTLHGSVAEGTSVEAFRANIAEVLHREAAEVLTYPHGYRSLADLLESTHNKIVDGITCPKKSYTEEREVGELIDEVADSLFKHALEKAKKKKEQEGTEKDALSLQVLLQDSVNNLLFEILCQAQKKISHISKSDKGTLETQDLDIYCKEQVPTKESNDPLSQLQGLASYRQSTNTIKHSAMRQNTDRLTMVREIRTNVLEESDVNACLYTAYSKEQPQQSCCAQGQSKSAGHTKDWSSHQDTTAVRVPLSEIPVHGTERRGRFVTGNDSRQSSLTPQSSTNSCSSLFSWRMDSESRTPITCYADDLATTVVSMATELAAICLENSTGKQPWFCALKGTTTEGPEAFLIPSCRTVLRRKEGQNNNVSSKKHRAPRLSEIKKKTEEQPELMERLVNRVVDESVNPDEPQDPFALFASEVTARIMNCPELNVVDTSKTGQPRSRLQCERWSRGKTSSYESIPEEDADPSGTPNTLGPGSRLGHNLSRGSSISKQSSCESITDEFSRFMVNQMETEGRGFDLLLDYYAGKNASSILAAAVQQAASKKNGHLNVRTASCLSKQSSTESITEEFYRFMLRDMDKENKELGIAKTKNWSNSLFPPSSRTPFCIRQSSVPDRRSSDSRLTVSSPIKANSFDGFARNVHGETLNIYPTNSVAATGLCKSDSCLYQRGKTDQITDMLIHDTWSSSIESLMRKNKIIVDPEDSIDLEAAGDSQPHVQQFAKRLAADIVDIGKSAAGEQQEVTGGTSGPHSEMHTPVGERRRGFKQSHLNCSRGRSSQEQIGFISGSGDSGTPRLRAPRDVPVIHIEGDTHERRTGPPEQPPEMQGTKRTERITANNRNGTSSGSSVGVADLETFSDVPSHSAQISAGSENCDQSATKDSYFESSSARTAGGGGGHVRELLVVNCDLEADCMDSEVTVALQWIAASELGLPALYFNKSKDKRVVKFQKVVHLMSQKSWRIADLFGAVVQFCKLHEEREDVSLSSLFDWLLEIL
- the sphkap gene encoding A-kinase anchor protein SPHKAP isoform X1, with the translated sequence MTDAKCLLKTPSNFQSSAVFEDSESAEVDGGSTESTVASTISACKKVLCSNSVLDSSDYWLRNDKALCRLGLLDDNTEGSCAMMCFVNLDHQKTDCRDEKSIKKLALVSPDLPKLVELLIAHQPKENEILFLNGLEGSDTCQTRPTIPSQEQRSTGVCLLQRSAQRRFIQPSNIIFEINRFLAGFQWGKERQLHQGQIRQRVDDDTNRSVSSIEEDFTTASEHMGDDSEDDGFRNEAEVGEQAESLVEVAQKHNASITGQRGQLAHHQSREDAEVKREANQRVSRHTKESAGHYANNLAESVLQDAFIRLSQDETSFIPEAAVSVSHSQYRSNIALAQRKQPSQQHTCSFELPKIVIVQSPDSADGTAEWPETQVSNVSDQDITTEDIELPEKKAHIPPYNGGLPSKPVEVALACAANVIGTITSPQLAEHLTKDSASEENTEEEFEKPEEKGDYSFSSAMCSMAQVASAVAALELKEMSGEGGKSDTDLSAGYTTSQGLISAAQTSAAFTLHGSVAEGTSVEAFRANIAEVLHREAAEVLTYPHGYRSLADLLESTHNKIVDGITCPKKSYTEEREVGELIDEVADSLFKHALEKAKKKKEQEGTEKDALSLQVLLQDSVNNLLFEILCQAQKKISHISKSDKGTLETQDLDIYCKEQVPTKESNDPLSQLQGLASYRQSTNTIKHSAMRQNTDRLTMVREIRTNVLEESDVNACLYTAYSKEQPQQSCCAQGQSKSAGHTKDWSSHQDTTAVRVPLSEIPVHGTERRGRFVTGNDSRQSSLTPQSSTNSCSSLFSWRMDSESRTPITCYADDLATTVVSMATELAAICLENSTGKQPWFCALKGTTTEGPEAFLIPSCRTVLRRKEGQNNNVSSKKHRAPRLSEIKKKTEEQPELMERLVNRVVDESVNPDEPQDPFALFASEVTARIMNCPELNVVDTSKTGQPRSRLQCERWSRGKTSSYESIPEEDADPSGTPNTLGPGSRLGHNLSRGSSISKQSSCESITDEFSRFMVNQMETEGRGFDLLLDYYAGKNASSILAAAVQQAASKKNGHLNVRTASCLSKQSSTESITEEFYRFMLRDMDKENKELGIAKTKNWSNSLFPPSSRTPFCIRQSSVPDRRSSDSRLTVSSPIKANSFDGFARNVHGETLNIYPTNSVAATGLCKSDSCLYQRGKTDQITDMLIHDTWSSSIESLMRKNKIIVDPEDSIDLEAAGDSQPHVQQFAKRLAADIVDIGKSAAGEQQEVTGGTSGPHSEMHTPVGERRRGFKQSHLNCSRGRSSQEQIGFISGSGDSGTPRLRAPRDVPVIHIEGDTHERRTGPPEQPPEMQGTKRTERITANNSSERDRSAVVGAKVVKRDKRSMSASSEESMGSWSHINTEDDAPEETSSFIQLSEGNGTSSGSSVGVADLETFSDVPSHSAQISAGSENCDQSATKDSYFESSSARTAGGGGGHVRELLVVNCDLEADCMDSEVTVALQWIAASELGLPALYFNKSKDKRVVKFQKVVHLMSQKSWRIADLFGAVVQFCKLHEEREDVSLSSLFDWLLEIL